The following DNA comes from Bradyrhizobium sp. SK17.
GTGTACCAGGGAGCCACCACTGCACTCGCAGGCGGCTCGCCGGAGTCATGCCGGCGGTAATCGCCGATCAGCGCTCGCGTGACGCCGAAGACGACGTCGCTTTCGAGATACTTGTCGTCGTCGACGAATATCTGAGTGATGAGCGTCTTGAACCCCGGCTTGAAACCAAGGAAATGGATATGTGCCGGCCTGTACGGATGGCGTTTCTGCACCCGCAGCATGTCTCCCACCGGACCATGCGTCGGGACCGGATAGCCCGCGGGCTTCACCGACCTGAAGCCGAAGCGGCCATCTGCGTCGGTCGTGAACTTGCCACGCAGGTTCATGTCGGCCTGAGTATCGTCCTGGTTCTCATAGAGCCCCACCGGCGAAGACTGCCAGACGTCGACTTCGACATCCGCGATGGGTCGCCCGTCGGGATCGACGACCTGGCACGACGTGAACAATTCGGCGCCAGCGGTGGGTGAACGAACGATCGATCCGCCGTTGGCCGTGCGGGGCGAATTCGCTCGCCAGAACGGCCCGAGGAGCGCGGCGGCCGTCTCGGTCGAGCCGGCGTTGCCGTTGTTCAGCATGCACACCAACGTTGAAAAGCCGATCGCGTCGGAGAACAGGACGGC
Coding sequences within:
- a CDS encoding dioxygenase — its product is MDALGSQSAGGIIESADDATPVVLRAMQGADDVRLRELAGALVKHLHAFAREVKLTEREFEYGLDFLNRIGQATNDAHNEAVLFSDAIGFSTLVCMLNNGNAGSTETAAALLGPFWRANSPRTANGGSIVRSPTAGAELFTSCQVVDPDGRPIADVEVDVWQSSPVGLYENQDDTQADMNLRGKFTTDADGRFGFRSVKPAGYPVPTHGPVGDMLRVQKRHPYRPAHIHFLGFKPGFKTLITQIFVDDDKYLESDVVFGVTRALIGDYRRHDSGEPPASAVVAPWYTLNYRFVMEPGEAVLPTPPIK